One window from the genome of Saccharicrinis carchari encodes:
- a CDS encoding glycosyltransferase family 2 protein produces the protein MTVSIITATYNAGKTFESALRSVINQTHPHIEYIVVDGGSSDQTLKIADTYKAFIHHFISEPDRGIYDALNKGIEMATGDVIAFLHADDLLDDDTTIATIVEEFERTKADAIYGDLEYVQFQNPDKVIRYWQSKTFKPALLKAGWMPPHPTLFLKAQVFKEIGKFNIDYKIAADYDFILRFFSNGKYVAEYVPMVITRMRVGGTSNNSLKNIWIKSKEDLRALKQNKVGNVLSLIWKNVSKLPQFLKRN, from the coding sequence ATGACCGTTTCTATTATAACTGCCACCTACAATGCCGGTAAAACATTCGAAAGTGCACTGCGCTCTGTAATTAACCAAACCCATCCACATATAGAATACATTGTTGTTGACGGTGGCTCAAGCGATCAAACCCTAAAAATTGCAGATACCTATAAAGCCTTTATCCATCATTTTATTTCGGAACCCGACCGGGGTATTTACGATGCCCTTAACAAAGGTATAGAAATGGCAACGGGCGATGTAATAGCTTTTTTACATGCCGACGACCTGTTGGACGATGACACCACCATAGCAACTATAGTAGAGGAGTTTGAAAGAACAAAGGCCGATGCCATTTATGGGGATTTGGAGTATGTGCAGTTTCAAAATCCCGATAAAGTTATTCGGTATTGGCAAAGCAAAACCTTTAAGCCTGCACTGCTAAAGGCAGGTTGGATGCCACCCCATCCTACCTTGTTTCTGAAAGCACAAGTATTTAAAGAAATAGGTAAGTTTAATATAGATTATAAAATAGCTGCCGATTACGATTTTATATTACGATTTTTTTCGAATGGCAAATATGTGGCCGAGTACGTACCCATGGTGATTACCCGTATGAGAGTAGGCGGTACAAGTAACAATAGTCTTAAAAATATATGGATAAAATCGAAAGAAGATTTGCGGGCACTAAAACAAAACAAGGTAGGTAACGTATTATCCTTAATTTGGAAAAATGTTTCTAAATTACCTCAATTTTTAAAGCGAAATTAA
- a CDS encoding TIGR01777 family oxidoreductase: MKVCLTGGTGFIGSRLSQLFKDNNIQVVHITRVDLKKGPKAIAQKVEGAGVVINLAGSPILKRWTEPNKQTIRDSRVETTKKLVEAILMVQNKPSMVMSASAVGIYDTVYEHDEFSDRLGKDFLASVCMEWEAALAPLLKTDIKLTVLRLGIVLDRQEGALAKMITPFKLGLGTVVGDGTQPFPCIHINDLLSAVWYILNHPKSSGIYNLVAPEMVSNHYFSKTLGKKLHRPVILRAYSFILKLLLGEGANALLKGQKVRPRRLLELGYPFQFPTIDSILQDLVIEKS; the protein is encoded by the coding sequence ATGAAAGTATGCTTGACCGGAGGTACCGGTTTTATAGGCTCCAGGCTAAGCCAACTCTTTAAAGATAACAATATACAGGTGGTTCATATCACCAGAGTTGACCTGAAGAAAGGCCCCAAAGCCATTGCCCAAAAGGTGGAAGGAGCAGGTGTGGTAATAAATTTAGCGGGCTCACCTATACTAAAAAGATGGACCGAGCCGAATAAGCAAACCATCAGAGACAGTAGGGTAGAGACCACCAAAAAATTGGTAGAAGCTATTTTAATGGTTCAGAATAAACCGTCGATGGTAATGTCGGCATCGGCTGTGGGTATTTACGATACGGTTTATGAGCACGATGAATTTTCGGATAGGTTGGGAAAAGATTTTTTGGCTTCGGTATGTATGGAATGGGAGGCAGCACTGGCTCCTTTATTGAAAACAGACATAAAACTTACAGTGCTGCGCCTGGGCATTGTGCTGGATAGGCAGGAGGGTGCCCTGGCCAAGATGATAACACCTTTTAAATTGGGACTTGGTACCGTTGTGGGAGATGGAACACAGCCTTTCCCCTGCATCCATATCAACGATTTACTTTCCGCTGTATGGTATATCTTAAACCATCCAAAATCGAGTGGAATTTATAACCTGGTGGCGCCGGAGATGGTTTCTAATCACTATTTTTCGAAAACATTGGGTAAAAAACTTCATCGACCAGTAATATTAAGAGCTTACAGTTTTATCCTGAAACTGTTACTTGGCGAAGGGGCAAACGCATTACTCAAAGGCCAAAAAGTGCGACCCAGAAGATTGTTGGAGCTGGGCTATCCATTTCAATTCCCCACCATTGACTCTATCTTACAGGATTTGGTAATAGAGAAATCGTAA
- a CDS encoding DUF3817 domain-containing protein, producing the protein MSVLNQLRILAILEGISYLLLIPTVILKYGFEMGLPNKIVGSIHGLLFVLYCIWVVYYAVKKKWSLLKTLICLAASLFPFATFVVDQKILKIEADNQLKAATNKASY; encoded by the coding sequence ATGAGCGTTCTTAATCAGTTACGTATCCTCGCTATATTAGAGGGAATCTCTTATCTCTTATTGATTCCAACTGTTATTCTAAAGTATGGGTTTGAGATGGGGCTACCCAATAAAATAGTAGGAAGCATTCATGGTTTATTGTTCGTTTTATATTGTATATGGGTGGTCTATTATGCCGTAAAAAAGAAGTGGAGTCTATTGAAAACACTCATCTGTTTGGCCGCATCTTTATTTCCCTTTGCTACATTTGTAGTAGATCAAAAAATTCTTAAAATTGAAGCGGATAACCAATTAAAAGCTGCCACCAATAAAGCGTCATATTAA
- the hemG gene encoding protoporphyrinogen oxidase: protein MMMPANKVDVVIVGAGLTGLTLAFYLQKGGKKVALVEKSDRLGGAIQTIHEKEFVYEMGPNTGVIGTEGIVQLFDDLKEHCELITPDPVAKERWILKKGQWEPLPSGLLSAIGTPLFSFKDKCRILGEPWRKKGTDPDETLAQLVKRRLGKSFLNYAVDPFISGIYAGDPTKLITRFALPKLYNLEQKYGSFIKGSIQKRKEPRTELQKRVSREVFSVKGGLQNLITALENNISKDSVFCGCQQIKVSKHDKGFSTELNTIGGEQFSIESDKVITTFGGQGIGDVLPFLPLTLLKPVADTTYAKVVQVVVGYKHWDGKNIKAFGGLVPSVENKDILGILFPGTLFSGRCPAHGALLSVFVGGMKKPHMIVKSDEEIQQMVLREIELTLQCDQQPDLINVFRYPKAIPQYDISTKERYAAIHSIEKEYSGLYLAGNIKGGIGMADRVQQAWDLAKALLDEG, encoded by the coding sequence ATGATGATGCCTGCAAACAAAGTAGATGTAGTTATTGTTGGAGCCGGATTAACAGGGCTTACCTTGGCTTTTTATCTCCAAAAAGGGGGTAAAAAAGTAGCACTGGTCGAAAAATCGGATAGGTTAGGGGGAGCCATTCAAACAATTCACGAAAAAGAGTTTGTGTATGAGATGGGACCCAACACCGGTGTTATAGGTACCGAGGGCATTGTGCAGTTATTCGATGATTTAAAGGAGCATTGCGAATTAATTACACCGGATCCGGTAGCCAAAGAACGATGGATATTAAAAAAAGGGCAATGGGAGCCACTCCCCTCCGGACTTTTGTCGGCCATTGGAACACCCCTGTTTAGCTTCAAAGATAAATGCAGAATACTGGGCGAGCCCTGGCGCAAAAAAGGTACAGATCCGGATGAAACACTGGCCCAGCTGGTAAAGCGCCGTTTGGGAAAGAGCTTTTTAAATTATGCCGTAGATCCTTTTATTTCGGGGATTTATGCCGGCGATCCCACAAAATTAATCACGCGCTTTGCCTTGCCAAAACTGTATAATTTAGAACAAAAATATGGCAGCTTTATAAAGGGAAGCATCCAAAAACGGAAAGAACCGCGTACGGAGTTACAAAAAAGGGTGAGTCGTGAGGTGTTTTCGGTTAAGGGGGGACTCCAAAATCTTATTACAGCTTTAGAGAATAATATTTCAAAGGATAGTGTTTTTTGCGGATGCCAGCAGATTAAGGTTTCAAAACACGATAAAGGATTTAGTACAGAATTGAACACCATAGGGGGCGAACAATTTTCCATAGAGTCCGATAAAGTGATTACTACCTTTGGGGGGCAGGGCATTGGGGATGTATTGCCTTTTTTGCCACTGACCTTGTTAAAACCCGTTGCCGATACCACCTATGCCAAAGTGGTGCAAGTGGTGGTAGGATATAAACATTGGGATGGAAAAAATATAAAAGCCTTTGGTGGTTTGGTGCCAAGCGTAGAAAATAAAGATATACTGGGCATATTGTTTCCGGGTACCTTATTTAGCGGACGATGTCCTGCGCATGGTGCTTTACTATCCGTTTTTGTAGGAGGAATGAAGAAGCCGCATATGATCGTAAAATCAGATGAGGAAATCCAACAGATGGTGCTACGGGAAATAGAGTTGACCCTGCAATGTGACCAACAACCGGATTTGATTAATGTATTTCGTTATCCTAAGGCCATTCCACAGTACGATATATCTACCAAAGAACGCTACGCCGCCATCCACAGCATCGAAAAAGAATACAGCGGCCTGTACCTGGCCGGGAACATAAAAGGCGGCATAGGCATGGCCGATAGAGTGCAGCAAGCCTGGGACTTGGCTAAGGCTTTGCTGGATGAAGGGTAG
- the hemN gene encoding oxygen-independent coproporphyrinogen III oxidase produces MKINKQLLQKYNVPVPRYTSYPPANHFTGDFKEEDFRTLLVESNAEEPSNIAFYVHIPFCAQICHYCGCNALKMGRADEVKRYIAAVKKEIELVVSTIDPKRKISQIHYGGGTPNAIKAVYLKEINDILFAHFALIEDAEIAIECNPAHLTHAYLDDLFEAGFNRFSFGIQDFDENVLKDVNRKPSALPVPDLVNYVKKANPKFAVNLDFIYGLPGQTVSSFCKSIERAIAIRPDRLVTFSYAHVPWFKEHQKILVQKGLPSADDKLDMFLAAYDLLLKAGYVSIGLDHYALPQDELCQALNKHQLHRNFQGYCTKRTTGQVYAVGVSSISQLSGGYVQNTKSVKAYIESVNNGAFPVEKGVLVSDEQKVIRSVINELMCNKYIDWKKVAESFSMDVSSLKKQIVYDETVLEQFREDELIHFSADHLEITELGTMFIRNIVASFDPALAGSNKRYSNAL; encoded by the coding sequence ATGAAAATAAATAAACAATTACTTCAAAAATATAATGTTCCGGTACCCCGATACACCAGTTATCCGCCGGCCAATCATTTTACAGGGGATTTTAAGGAAGAGGATTTTCGTACTCTTTTGGTCGAATCAAATGCGGAGGAGCCTTCTAATATTGCCTTTTATGTGCACATCCCCTTTTGTGCGCAAATATGCCATTATTGTGGTTGCAATGCCCTAAAAATGGGTAGAGCCGATGAGGTAAAACGATATATAGCAGCTGTAAAAAAGGAGATTGAACTGGTGGTAAGTACCATTGATCCTAAACGAAAAATATCGCAGATTCATTATGGTGGCGGCACGCCTAATGCTATTAAAGCGGTTTACCTGAAAGAAATTAACGATATTTTATTCGCACATTTTGCACTTATCGAAGATGCCGAAATAGCCATTGAATGTAACCCGGCCCACCTAACGCATGCCTATCTCGATGACCTTTTTGAAGCTGGTTTTAACCGTTTTAGTTTTGGAATACAGGACTTTGACGAAAATGTTTTAAAAGACGTAAACAGAAAGCCATCGGCCTTGCCTGTTCCGGACTTGGTGAACTATGTAAAGAAAGCCAACCCTAAGTTTGCTGTTAACCTTGATTTTATTTATGGCTTGCCGGGTCAAACGGTCAGCAGCTTTTGTAAATCTATTGAGCGAGCCATAGCAATACGTCCCGACAGATTGGTCACCTTTTCGTATGCCCACGTGCCCTGGTTCAAAGAGCATCAAAAAATATTGGTGCAAAAAGGATTGCCATCGGCAGATGATAAGTTAGACATGTTTTTGGCGGCCTACGATCTACTTTTAAAAGCAGGTTATGTTTCCATTGGCCTGGATCATTATGCCCTGCCTCAGGATGAGCTCTGCCAGGCCTTAAACAAACACCAGTTGCACCGTAATTTTCAAGGGTATTGCACTAAACGCACAACGGGTCAGGTGTATGCCGTAGGGGTATCTTCCATCAGTCAATTATCGGGGGGATACGTGCAAAACACCAAGAGTGTGAAAGCCTATATCGAATCCGTAAATAATGGTGCCTTTCCTGTGGAAAAAGGGGTATTGGTGAGCGATGAGCAAAAGGTAATTCGAAGTGTTATTAATGAGCTGATGTGCAATAAGTATATCGATTGGAAAAAGGTAGCCGAAAGTTTCTCCATGGACGTAAGCAGTCTTAAAAAGCAAATTGTTTACGATGAGACTGTTCTGGAACAGTTCCGGGAAGATGAGTTGATTCACTTTAGCGCCGACCATCTGGAAATAACCGAGCTGGGCACCATGTTTATCCGCAACATTGTGGCATCGTTCGATCCTGCTTTGGCCGGTAGCAATAAAAGATATTCTAACGCCTTATGA
- the hemH gene encoding ferrochelatase yields MSKALLIINIGTPDKPEIKAVRKYLTEFLNDRLVIDIPWLWQKILVNGIIIPFRVKNSTSLYKRLWTKDGSPLLFYQERLVEKLNIKLKGKYDVYSAMRYGNPSIKSVLAEIKEKDYDEIIVLPHYPQYATSTTLSTINKVNKELKNWSKLPNVKFVEQFYDHPAFIKAFVHNIKKYNVDNYDHVVFSYHGLPDRQVNKIHPGINSPECTCHVAMPEHGKNCYKATCYQTTRLLADKLGLAKEKYTVSFQSRLSKNWLMPFTDVALEELLKSGNKKILVVSPAFVTDCLETVVEIGWEYNEDFMENGGEKLQLVESLNDADVWVDGIAEIIEKV; encoded by the coding sequence ATGAGCAAAGCATTACTAATTATTAATATAGGTACACCCGATAAGCCCGAAATAAAGGCTGTTCGTAAATATTTGACGGAGTTTTTAAACGACAGGCTGGTAATCGATATTCCCTGGCTGTGGCAAAAAATATTGGTGAATGGAATTATCATCCCTTTTAGGGTTAAAAATTCTACCAGTTTATATAAGCGTCTTTGGACTAAGGATGGTTCGCCATTACTTTTTTATCAGGAGCGACTGGTAGAAAAGCTTAACATAAAATTAAAAGGGAAATATGATGTATATTCGGCTATGCGTTATGGTAATCCATCCATTAAAAGTGTGTTGGCAGAGATAAAGGAAAAAGATTATGATGAAATAATTGTTTTACCCCATTATCCGCAGTATGCTACTTCTACCACCTTATCTACCATTAACAAGGTAAACAAAGAACTCAAAAACTGGAGTAAGCTGCCGAATGTAAAATTTGTAGAGCAATTTTATGACCATCCGGCTTTTATAAAGGCTTTTGTGCACAATATAAAAAAATATAATGTAGATAATTATGATCATGTTGTGTTTTCGTACCACGGCTTGCCCGACCGGCAGGTGAACAAAATACATCCCGGTATCAACAGCCCCGAGTGTACTTGCCATGTAGCTATGCCGGAGCATGGTAAAAATTGTTACAAAGCCACCTGTTACCAGACTACCCGATTGCTGGCCGACAAACTGGGTTTAGCTAAAGAAAAATACACGGTTTCGTTTCAAAGCCGACTGAGCAAAAACTGGCTGATGCCTTTTACCGATGTGGCCTTGGAAGAACTGTTAAAAAGCGGCAATAAAAAAATATTGGTGGTTTCCCCGGCCTTTGTTACCGATTGCCTCGAAACCGTAGTGGAAATAGGGTGGGAGTACAATGAGGATTTTATGGAAAACGGAGGGGAGAAGCTTCAGTTAGTCGAGAGCCTCAACGATGCTGATGTGTGGGTCGATGGCATTGCGGAGATCATCGAAAAAGTATAA